Proteins from one Gilliamella sp. ESL0443 genomic window:
- a CDS encoding YnfA family protein, producing the protein MIKIIVLFIFTALAEISGCYFVYIWAKKVVSAWFLIPAALCLMLFAWLLTLHPEASGRIYATYGGIYVVASIIWLKLVDHVKLSTFDLIGSMIILLGTLVIIWGWRT; encoded by the coding sequence ATGATAAAAATTATCGTGTTATTTATATTTACCGCTTTGGCTGAAATTTCAGGCTGTTATTTTGTTTATATTTGGGCTAAAAAAGTGGTTTCTGCCTGGTTTCTTATACCGGCGGCATTATGCCTTATGTTATTTGCTTGGTTACTTACTTTACACCCTGAAGCTAGTGGTCGAATTTATGCAACATATGGTGGTATTTATGTAGTAGCATCCATTATTTGGCTTAAGTTAGTCGATCATGTCAAACTATCAACTTTTGATTTAATCGGTTCCATGATCATCCTACTCGGAACGCTAGTTATTATTTGGGGTTGGAGAACATAA
- a CDS encoding MATE family efflux transporter: MSSTSNLQYQFKDYIKLVIPFILSTITTPLLGVVDTALVGHLPNPAFIAGIAIGTVIFNTIYWLFGFLRVSTTGFAAQALDNCLLLRSSLIRPLFIAIFLGLAFIIFQKLIFVASMHIIKPNQDVQHYADIYFSILIWGAPFVLINYVLVGWLMGISKIKAVLFLQVFINLLNILMAVIFVWWFHWDIKGVAFATLIAQICCTLVGIWFTCRYLPKSEQKVDLRSILSWQSLKGVILVNTNLMIRTICLLIVTNHFISIGSTFNTEVLAANAILFQVHYMMAYLFDGFANASSVFSGRAKGNKNIHLYNQTLRWSLQACIICPIILIAIWLTFDTTIIKLLTNQTNIITLSLQYQYWLIIFPIVASGGLIYYGVFSGISYTTSIRDSMLLALLVWFVAQYIAVPIWGNQGLWLAYNLFSFGRSIFLIIWIKKSRAYI; encoded by the coding sequence ATGTCATCAACATCAAATTTGCAATATCAGTTTAAAGATTATATTAAATTAGTTATTCCATTTATTTTATCAACCATTACTACCCCTCTTCTTGGCGTGGTCGATACGGCCTTAGTCGGTCATTTACCCAATCCAGCTTTTATTGCTGGAATTGCGATAGGAACAGTAATATTTAATACTATTTATTGGTTATTTGGATTTTTAAGAGTAAGTACCACCGGTTTTGCCGCGCAAGCGTTGGATAATTGTTTGTTATTAAGATCGTCTCTTATACGGCCGCTTTTTATCGCAATCTTTTTAGGTTTGGCATTTATAATTTTTCAAAAATTGATTTTTGTTGCTTCAATGCACATCATCAAACCGAATCAAGATGTTCAACATTATGCTGATATCTATTTTTCTATATTAATTTGGGGGGCACCTTTTGTTCTGATTAATTATGTCCTAGTTGGCTGGTTAATGGGGATATCCAAAATAAAAGCCGTTCTGTTTTTACAAGTGTTTATTAATTTACTCAACATTTTGATGGCAGTAATTTTTGTTTGGTGGTTTCATTGGGACATTAAAGGCGTAGCATTTGCAACATTAATTGCACAAATATGTTGCACTTTAGTCGGTATTTGGTTTACCTGCCGTTATTTGCCTAAAAGTGAACAAAAAGTGGATTTAAGATCTATTTTGTCATGGCAATCATTAAAAGGTGTAATTCTAGTCAATACTAATTTAATGATTCGGACTATCTGCTTATTAATTGTAACTAACCACTTTATTTCTATTGGTTCAACGTTCAATACTGAAGTTTTAGCCGCCAATGCCATTTTATTTCAAGTTCACTATATGATGGCTTATCTATTTGACGGTTTTGCTAATGCTTCCAGCGTTTTCAGTGGACGAGCTAAAGGAAATAAAAATATCCACCTTTACAATCAAACTTTACGGTGGTCACTACAAGCCTGCATTATTTGCCCAATTATCTTAATTGCAATTTGGCTAACCTTCGATACAACCATCATAAAGTTATTAACCAATCAAACTAATATCATAACGCTATCGCTTCAATATCAATATTGGTTAATCATTTTTCCAATTGTTGCATCGGGTGGATTAATCTATTATGGTGTTTTTTCTGGAATTAGTTATACAACATCAATACGCGACTCAATGCTATTGGCGTTATTGGTTTGGTTTGTAGCACAATACATTGCTGTACCAATCTGGGGAAACCAAGGTTTATGGTTAGCTTATAATCTATTTAGTTTTGGAAGGTCGATATTTTTAATTATCTGGATTAAAAAATCACGAGCCTATATTTAA